One genomic segment of Bacteroidota bacterium includes these proteins:
- a CDS encoding molybdopterin molybdotransferase MoeA: MILLEEAYKIVMDSVELMKTEKINFTNSLGLILANDIFSDIDMPPFDKSAMDGYACKMTDINQELEVIEVIPAGKSPKKEIKQGECAQIMTGAMIPNGADCVLMVEHTEKTADNRIKYLKEKTKDNICYKAEDVQTGQKVIEKGTLIKPQHIAILASVGATEIEVYQKPKVGVISTGDEIVEPHVKPGPSKIRNSNGYQLFSQIERCNAIANYVGIASDNEEDTYHVIMKAMEENDVILLSGGVSMGEFDFVPYIMQKAGIDIKFQKIAVQPGKPTTFGIKESKRIFGLPGNPVSSYIQFELLVRPLLAEMMGHTFNPLQISMEMGIDHSRKRSERMSWYPITIADNGTVIPASYHGSAHIHGLESADGISFFPIGKAEIKKGEKVHVRLI, translated from the coding sequence GGATTCGGTGGAGTTGATGAAGACAGAAAAAATCAATTTTACTAATTCATTGGGACTGATTTTAGCAAACGATATTTTCTCAGATATTGATATGCCACCATTCGATAAATCAGCCATGGATGGCTATGCCTGTAAAATGACCGACATCAATCAGGAATTAGAAGTTATTGAAGTTATTCCTGCAGGCAAAAGTCCAAAAAAGGAAATTAAACAGGGTGAGTGTGCACAAATAATGACAGGTGCTATGATCCCAAATGGAGCTGACTGCGTTTTAATGGTTGAGCATACGGAGAAAACGGCTGATAATAGAATTAAATACCTGAAAGAAAAAACGAAAGACAATATCTGCTACAAAGCAGAAGATGTTCAAACAGGGCAAAAAGTAATCGAAAAAGGAACTCTTATCAAACCACAGCATATTGCTATTCTGGCATCCGTAGGAGCAACTGAAATAGAGGTGTATCAAAAACCAAAAGTTGGTGTCATTTCAACAGGCGATGAGATTGTAGAGCCACATGTAAAACCCGGTCCTTCCAAAATTCGTAATAGTAATGGCTATCAATTGTTTAGTCAAATTGAAAGATGTAATGCCATTGCAAATTATGTTGGTATTGCTTCTGATAACGAAGAAGATACCTATCATGTTATTATGAAAGCAATGGAAGAAAATGATGTCATTTTACTTTCTGGTGGAGTTTCCATGGGTGAATTTGATTTTGTTCCTTACATCATGCAGAAAGCAGGTATTGATATTAAATTTCAAAAAATAGCGGTTCAGCCCGGCAAGCCTACAACTTTTGGAATAAAAGAATCTAAGCGAATTTTTGGTTTACCTGGTAATCCTGTTTCATCATACATCCAGTTTGAATTGCTGGTAAGACCTTTATTAGCTGAAATGATGGGGCATACTTTCAATCCCCTTCAAATATCCATGGAAATGGGAATTGATCATTCACGAAAAAGAAGTGAAAGAATGTCGTGGTACCCCATTACGATAGCCGACAACGGAACTGTTATTCCTGCATCATATCACGGATCTGCTCACATTCATGGCTTGGAAAGTGCTGATGGAATAAGCTTCTTCCCTATCGGAAAAGCTGAAATTAAGAAAGGAGAAAAAGTGCATGTTCGACTCATATAA